One window from the genome of Sulfuricurvum sp. IAE1 encodes:
- a CDS encoding tol-pal system YbgF family protein yields the protein MQTLTLANIYELQGLKEDALDIYKEILKKDPGNSDAKIAIRRLSGMRKKFLGVNSEMKSFFVQMDEEAEFIQFERWLLKAWN from the coding sequence ATGCAAACGCTGACGCTCGCAAACATTTACGAGCTTCAGGGGCTCAAAGAAGACGCCCTTGACATTTACAAAGAGATTTTAAAAAAAGATCCCGGCAATTCCGACGCGAAGATCGCGATACGCCGCCTTTCGGGTATGCGGAAGAAATTTCTCGGGGTCAACAGCGAAATGAAATCTTTTTTCGTCCAGATGGACGAAGAGGCTGAATTTATCCAGTTTGAAAGGTGGCTGCTCAAAGCATGGAACTAA
- the leuB gene encoding 3-isopropylmalate dehydrogenase, with translation MKSYNIALIKGDGIGPEIIDEAVKVLDAVAACEEIEFNYREVLMGGCAYDVTGDPLPQETIDVSLSSDAVLFGAIGGQKWDNLPREKRPESGLLRFRKELGVFANLRPATVYDELVNASSLKPEIVKGVDLMVVRELIGGIYFGEPKGRDENRGWNTMVYTRPEIERIAHVAFKIAMERSKKVCSVDKANVLDVSQLWREVVEEVAKEYPEVELSHMYVDNAAMQLIRDPRQFDVILTGNIFGDILSDEASMLSGSIGLLPSASVGAKIGVYEPIHGSAPDIAGQGIANPIATIASAAMMLRYALNENAAADRIDYGIKQALAQGYRTKDLASFDAKEICSTSEMGSIIANFAAKCKR, from the coding sequence ATGAAGTCATACAATATCGCACTGATCAAAGGGGACGGTATCGGTCCCGAAATTATCGACGAAGCGGTCAAAGTCCTCGATGCCGTCGCCGCATGCGAAGAGATCGAGTTCAATTACCGCGAAGTACTCATGGGCGGATGCGCTTACGACGTCACCGGCGATCCGCTTCCCCAGGAAACGATCGATGTCTCCCTCTCCAGCGACGCCGTTCTCTTCGGCGCTATCGGAGGGCAGAAATGGGATAATCTTCCTCGCGAAAAACGCCCCGAAAGCGGGCTGCTGCGGTTCCGTAAAGAACTCGGTGTATTTGCCAACCTTCGCCCCGCTACCGTCTACGACGAACTGGTCAACGCCAGCTCCCTCAAACCCGAGATAGTAAAAGGGGTCGATCTGATGGTCGTCCGCGAGCTGATCGGGGGGATCTATTTCGGCGAACCCAAAGGGCGCGATGAAAACCGCGGATGGAATACGATGGTTTACACCCGTCCCGAGATCGAGCGTATCGCCCACGTTGCGTTCAAAATCGCGATGGAACGATCCAAGAAAGTGTGCTCGGTCGATAAAGCCAACGTCCTCGACGTCAGCCAGCTCTGGCGCGAAGTGGTCGAAGAGGTTGCCAAAGAGTATCCCGAAGTTGAGCTTTCCCATATGTACGTCGATAATGCCGCGATGCAGCTGATCCGTGACCCGAGACAGTTCGACGTCATTTTGACGGGTAACATTTTCGGCGATATTCTCAGCGACGAAGCGAGCATGCTCTCCGGATCCATCGGCTTGCTCCCTTCTGCGTCGGTGGGAGCAAAAATCGGCGTGTACGAACCGATCCACGGCTCGGCTCCCGATATCGCGGGGCAGGGGATTGCCAATCCGATCGCCACGATTGCGAGTGCGGCGATGATGCTGCGTTACGCATTGAACGAAAACGCGGCCGCTGACCGCATCGATTACGGAATCAAGCAGGCGCTCGCACAGGGATATCGCACCAAAGACCTCGCGAGCTTCGATGCCAAAGAGATCTGTTCAACCAGCGAGATGGGTTCCATCATCGCGAATTTTGCGGCCAAATGCAAACGCTGA
- a CDS encoding 3-isopropylmalate dehydratase small subunit, protein MQKIEGKVWNFGKDIDTDLIIAARYLNTSDPKELAKHVMEDADPAFVTKMTPGDIIVADENFGCGSSREHAPIALKAAGVAAVIAPTFARIFYRNAFNMGLPIFELPESMEIKEGESVTIDMDAGTITNRTTGKVYNFIPIPPFMQELIAAGGLMNYAEAEIAAQEK, encoded by the coding sequence ATGCAAAAAATTGAAGGGAAAGTTTGGAATTTCGGTAAAGACATCGATACCGACCTTATTATCGCCGCCCGCTATCTCAATACATCGGATCCCAAAGAACTGGCCAAGCACGTGATGGAAGACGCCGATCCGGCGTTCGTTACCAAAATGACGCCGGGCGATATTATCGTCGCCGATGAAAATTTCGGATGCGGATCGTCGCGCGAGCATGCCCCCATAGCGCTCAAAGCAGCCGGTGTCGCCGCCGTCATCGCTCCGACTTTCGCCCGTATTTTTTACCGCAACGCTTTCAACATGGGGCTTCCGATTTTCGAACTTCCCGAGAGCATGGAGATCAAAGAGGGAGAATCGGTTACCATCGATATGGACGCCGGAACGATTACGAACCGTACAACCGGCAAAGTCTACAATTTCATCCCCATCCCGCCGTTCATGCAAGAACTGATTGCCGCCGGAGGGCTGATGAACTACGCTGAAGCCGAAATTGCCGCCCAGGAGAAATAA
- a CDS encoding methionine-R-sulfoxide reductase produces the protein MKQSVLSFIVLSLLALTAASEPTIRLKKPSMNYNPLTPEEEYIILHKGTERPFGENYRRFLEEGKGTYVCRRCNTPLYRTDDKFDSHCGWPSFDDEIPGAVKRVPDADGRRTEIVCAACGGHLGHVFIGERMTPKDTRHCVNYTSIRFIPAR, from the coding sequence ATGAAACAGAGTGTACTATCCTTTATCGTGCTGTCGCTTTTAGCCCTGACAGCCGCATCTGAACCGACCATAAGGCTGAAAAAACCGTCCATGAATTACAATCCGCTCACACCCGAAGAAGAATACATTATCCTGCACAAAGGGACCGAACGCCCCTTTGGAGAAAATTACCGCCGTTTTCTGGAAGAAGGAAAGGGTACCTATGTCTGCCGCCGATGCAACACGCCGCTTTATCGTACCGATGATAAATTCGACTCGCACTGCGGCTGGCCAAGCTTTGATGACGAGATCCCCGGCGCGGTGAAGCGGGTCCCCGATGCCGACGGCCGCAGGACCGAGATTGTCTGCGCCGCATGCGGCGGCCACCTTGGACATGTTTTTATCGGGGAACGGATGACGCCCAAAGACACCCGTCATTGCGTCAATTACACCTCGATCCGCTTCATTCCGGCCCGCTGA
- the flgG gene encoding flagellar basal-body rod protein FlgG — MMQSLYTSSTGMLAMQTQIDTTANNIANVNTMGYKKSRAEFADLMYKVMTYAGTSTSDTTKSPTGIEVGLGVRPTAINKIFSEGSLKQTDNTLDVAIAGKGFFKLELPNGTEVYTRNGSFKLDENGTIVNSDGYRLVPEIVVPEDATNISIGVDGIVSVTQSGQAQATQVGQISLTNFINPAGLHAMGDNLFVETDSSGQPIEGTPGEEGLGTIRQGFVELSNVQLVVELTDLITGQRAYDANSKVITTSDEMLATTNSLKR; from the coding sequence ATGATGCAATCACTCTATACCAGCTCAACGGGGATGCTCGCGATGCAGACCCAGATCGATACGACGGCGAACAATATTGCCAACGTTAACACGATGGGGTACAAAAAATCGCGCGCCGAATTCGCCGATCTGATGTACAAAGTCATGACTTACGCCGGAACGTCCACCAGCGATACGACCAAATCACCGACGGGGATCGAAGTGGGCCTTGGGGTCCGGCCGACCGCCATCAACAAAATTTTCAGCGAGGGGAGCCTGAAACAGACCGACAACACGCTTGACGTAGCGATCGCCGGAAAAGGTTTTTTCAAGCTTGAACTTCCCAACGGAACGGAAGTTTATACCCGTAACGGATCCTTCAAGCTTGATGAGAACGGTACGATCGTCAATTCCGACGGATACCGCCTGGTCCCCGAGATCGTCGTTCCCGAAGACGCGACGAACATCAGTATCGGGGTCGACGGTATCGTCAGCGTAACCCAGTCGGGGCAGGCACAGGCGACTCAGGTGGGGCAGATTTCCCTGACAAATTTTATTAATCCTGCGGGGCTGCATGCGATGGGGGACAACCTCTTCGTCGAGACCGACAGTTCGGGCCAGCCGATCGAAGGAACGCCGGGCGAAGAGGGATTGGGAACGATCCGTCAGGGATTTGTCGAGCTTTCGAACGTTCAGCTGGTTGTCGAGCTGACCGACCTGATTACGGGACAGCGTGCCTACGATGCCAACTCCAAAGTAATTACAACCAGCGACGAAATGCTCGCGACGACCAACAGCCTCAAACGTTAA
- a CDS encoding flagellar hook-basal body protein: protein MQTGYYAATGGMVAQFNRMDTIANNLANVNTAGYKRDQLITGDFVRLLKEAQDELPIPNHTMEAAQYFNRSMSRVPQITDAYTDFSLGAMQRTENTFDLALGKEGQFFAVNTPQGIRLTRNGTFTLNEEGKLLTKQGFEVLAADKTPITINPQSSVVTIDKNGQIAANIAGTTEMIPAKRLLIAEPQNIRMLNKEGENLYIPDAADPLNPLNDSGSVMQGFVEKSNVNAVNEMIALVEANRLVGMYQKAMDSQMNDLNRDAIEKLGATRR from the coding sequence ATGCAGACCGGATATTACGCGGCGACCGGCGGGATGGTGGCTCAGTTCAACCGCATGGATACGATCGCCAACAACCTGGCCAACGTCAATACGGCGGGATACAAACGCGATCAGCTGATTACGGGCGATTTCGTCCGACTGCTCAAGGAAGCCCAAGACGAACTGCCGATCCCAAACCATACAATGGAAGCGGCACAGTATTTCAACCGTTCGATGAGCCGTGTTCCGCAGATCACCGATGCCTATACCGATTTTTCGCTGGGTGCGATGCAGCGTACCGAAAACACGTTCGACCTCGCACTGGGCAAGGAAGGGCAGTTCTTTGCGGTCAACACTCCGCAGGGGATACGTTTGACGCGTAACGGTACGTTTACCCTCAACGAAGAAGGGAAACTCCTGACCAAGCAGGGATTTGAAGTCCTGGCCGCCGATAAAACCCCGATTACGATAAATCCCCAAAGTTCGGTCGTAACGATCGACAAAAACGGCCAGATCGCCGCGAATATCGCAGGCACGACCGAAATGATCCCCGCCAAGCGGTTGCTGATCGCCGAGCCGCAGAATATCCGGATGCTGAACAAAGAGGGAGAGAACCTCTACATCCCCGATGCGGCCGATCCCTTAAACCCGCTTAACGACAGCGGCAGCGTCATGCAGGGATTTGTCGAAAAAAGTAACGTCAATGCGGTCAATGAGATGATCGCGCTCGTCGAAGCCAACCGTTTGGTCGGAATGTATCAAAAAGCGATGGATTCGCAGATGAACGACCTCAACCGCGACGCCATCGAAAAACTCGGCGCGACACGCCGATAA
- the rpoD gene encoding RNA polymerase sigma factor RpoD, producing the protein MSVKDLNKHIETLFSEHKSKNCLTYEAIVEPFDKQPTLAQAKTVLKLAQKHKICLFTSSEHAKMLNQQEAAAKRAAQLKYIEEASGDEFDILKQHELLEWSRSDSPVRMYLREMGQIPLLTKDEEIEISKRMEMGEGIIIDAICSVPYLIDFILDYKDPLINRERRVKELFKSFEEDGEDDDDNENDDENDDEETSEKAPSAKDKKRVEKVVTSFKALEKAKKEWVKATEKVLDECPVEEMDPEYVLHFLNVSFKKKSLKEALLDLGPTSKLINELVRSMETALRSDEGFERELKRLEYKLPLFNDQLKKNHQAILAKICDLSKEDIAAKVPEATMVSTYMEIKKLIQTKEASKGGFNMEPEKLADILEQIKRGKSISETAKTRMAKSNLRLVVSIAKRYTNRGLPFLDLIQEGNIGLMKAVDKFEYQKGYKFSTYATWWIRQAISRAIADQARTIRIPIHMIETINRINKIMRKHLQEHGKEPDVETIAEEVGLSVEKVKNVIKITKEPISLEAPIGNEEDGRFGDFIEDKMSISPSDAILKDDLKVQIESVLEQLNEREKAVIKMRFGIMDDESDRTLEEIGKELNVTRERVRQIESSAIKKLKHPKVGRKLKNYIED; encoded by the coding sequence ATGAGCGTCAAAGATTTAAACAAGCATATCGAAACCCTCTTTTCCGAACACAAATCCAAAAACTGTCTGACATACGAAGCGATTGTCGAACCTTTCGACAAACAGCCTACCCTCGCGCAGGCCAAAACGGTTTTAAAACTCGCCCAAAAACATAAAATCTGCCTGTTCACCTCTTCCGAACACGCCAAAATGCTCAACCAGCAAGAAGCCGCCGCAAAACGTGCCGCGCAGCTCAAGTACATCGAAGAAGCCAGCGGGGACGAATTCGACATCCTCAAGCAGCATGAACTGCTCGAATGGTCGCGTTCGGATTCTCCCGTGCGGATGTATCTGCGCGAAATGGGGCAGATTCCCCTTTTAACCAAAGACGAAGAGATCGAAATCTCCAAACGGATGGAGATGGGGGAAGGGATCATCATCGATGCGATCTGCTCGGTTCCCTACCTGATCGATTTCATTCTCGATTACAAAGATCCGCTCATCAACCGCGAACGCCGTGTCAAAGAACTCTTCAAAAGCTTTGAGGAAGACGGCGAAGACGATGATGACAATGAAAATGACGACGAAAACGACGATGAAGAAACGAGTGAAAAAGCCCCTTCGGCCAAAGACAAAAAACGGGTCGAAAAAGTCGTCACGTCCTTTAAAGCGCTCGAAAAAGCGAAAAAAGAGTGGGTGAAAGCGACCGAAAAAGTGCTCGACGAATGTCCGGTCGAAGAGATGGATCCCGAGTATGTTCTCCATTTCCTCAACGTCAGTTTCAAGAAAAAAAGCCTCAAAGAAGCTCTGCTTGACCTGGGGCCCACCTCAAAGCTTATCAACGAACTGGTCCGCTCGATGGAGACGGCGCTGCGCAGCGACGAAGGGTTTGAACGCGAACTCAAACGCCTCGAGTACAAACTTCCCCTTTTTAACGATCAGCTCAAGAAAAACCACCAGGCGATTCTGGCCAAAATCTGTGACCTCTCGAAGGAGGACATCGCGGCCAAGGTTCCCGAGGCAACGATGGTAAGCACCTATATGGAGATCAAAAAACTGATCCAGACCAAAGAGGCCTCCAAGGGTGGCTTCAACATGGAACCCGAAAAGCTGGCCGACATCCTCGAACAGATCAAACGGGGTAAAAGCATCTCCGAGACGGCCAAAACACGGATGGCAAAATCGAACCTCCGTCTGGTTGTCTCGATCGCCAAACGTTATACCAACCGCGGCCTCCCCTTCCTCGACCTGATCCAGGAAGGAAACATCGGATTGATGAAAGCCGTCGACAAGTTCGAGTACCAGAAAGGGTATAAATTCTCGACCTACGCAACGTGGTGGATCCGTCAGGCGATCAGCCGCGCCATCGCCGACCAGGCACGAACGATCCGTATCCCGATCCATATGATCGAAACGATCAACCGGATCAATAAGATCATGCGCAAACATCTCCAGGAACACGGAAAAGAACCCGATGTCGAAACCATCGCGGAAGAAGTGGGTCTGTCGGTCGAGAAAGTCAAGAACGTCATTAAGATCACCAAAGAGCCGATCTCCCTCGAAGCACCGATCGGGAACGAGGAGGACGGCCGTTTCGGGGATTTCATCGAAGACAAGATGTCCATTTCCCCTTCCGATGCGATTCTCAAAGACGATCTGAAAGTCCAGATCGAAAGCGTCCTCGAACAGCTCAACGAGCGGGAAAAAGCGGTCATCAAGATGCGTTTTGGGATCATGGACGACGAAAGCGACCGTACCCTCGAAGAGATCGGGAAAGAGCTCAACGTCACCCGCGAGCGGGTACGCCAGATCGAGTCCAGCGCGATCAAAAAGCTCAAACACCCAAAAGTTGGGCGTAAACTTAAAAACTACATCGAGGACTGA
- a CDS encoding HD-GYP domain-containing protein: protein MEAFLKTLSVLYVEDEDMVREEVSRFLRRRFARVDEAKNGAEGLELFEKNVYDIVITDIKMPVMDGLSMAERIRNLRDGMPIVIVTAFTDTDYFIKAIELGVDGYVKKPIDTEQLIAQTLKATYSRFQDVQLAKAKNATIKALTQIVGALSRAIEQRDPYTNGHQHRVSIFAESIGRLMGLSDEQLTSVRLSALIHDIGKLSVPVELLVMPRPLTELEYSLIKTHPVNGSDIITGIEFPWPIDETIRQHHERYDGSGYPDGLQGEEIRIEARIIAVADVVEAMSSHRPYRPSLGLDKALEEITRNRGILYDPAVVDVAVKLIREKGEKIFEEAAFTSRSSGR, encoded by the coding sequence ATGGAAGCATTTCTCAAAACCCTCAGCGTACTGTATGTCGAAGATGAAGATATGGTGCGCGAAGAGGTAAGCCGTTTCCTGCGCCGCCGTTTCGCGCGTGTCGACGAAGCCAAAAACGGTGCGGAGGGACTCGAGCTGTTCGAGAAAAACGTCTACGATATCGTCATCACCGATATTAAAATGCCCGTGATGGACGGTCTCTCGATGGCGGAACGGATACGGAACCTTCGCGACGGGATGCCGATTGTCATCGTCACCGCGTTTACCGACACCGACTATTTCATCAAAGCGATCGAACTCGGCGTCGACGGATACGTCAAAAAGCCGATTGACACCGAGCAGTTGATCGCACAAACCTTGAAAGCCACCTATAGCCGCTTTCAGGACGTTCAGCTGGCCAAAGCCAAAAACGCGACAATCAAAGCCCTTACCCAGATTGTCGGTGCGTTGTCGCGCGCGATCGAACAGCGTGATCCGTACACGAACGGCCATCAGCACCGTGTCTCGATTTTTGCCGAATCGATCGGGAGGCTCATGGGCCTTTCGGACGAACAACTCACCTCGGTTCGCCTTAGCGCCTTGATCCATGACATCGGCAAACTCTCCGTTCCGGTAGAACTGCTGGTCATGCCGCGGCCGTTGACCGAACTGGAATACTCGCTTATCAAAACCCATCCGGTGAACGGCAGCGATATCATCACGGGCATCGAATTTCCCTGGCCGATCGACGAAACGATCCGTCAGCACCATGAACGCTACGACGGTTCAGGATACCCGGACGGGCTGCAAGGGGAAGAGATCCGTATCGAAGCGAGAATCATTGCGGTCGCCGATGTCGTCGAAGCGATGAGCTCGCACCGCCCGTATCGCCCCTCATTGGGGTTGGACAAAGCGCTTGAGGAGATTACACGCAATCGAGGCATTCTTTATGATCCTGCCGTCGTCGACGTTGCGGTTAAACTGATACGGGAAAAAGGAGAGAAAATCTTCGAAGAAGCGGCGTTTACTTCACGATCATCGGGACGTTGA
- a CDS encoding ATP-binding protein, translating to MQIDETAQQMAVAEGRASWTKDQAYRQWVTDKGGVYAVPTEKYPPNPYLSHIPDRDVNTTSGKSLTLINPAYMIRQVHEITILPGAPTEHITSLNPLRPENKPDAWEIEALKAFEKGKEEVWGLSEINGTLNMRYMRPMVAKEGCLKCHGHQGYKVGDIRGGVSFSIPFQPFQDVADEQKISLALWHLLIGLFGILGIWFAFSRIVRNEKLLQNALNESENAKQTVMELNETLEAKVRDEVAKSRQKDLLLIQQSRLASMGEMIHNIAHQWRQPLNTLAVILANIQDDYKYNELSEESLSNAVAKSRKILNQMSQTIDDFRNFFRSDKEAKPFDTVDIIEESLVVIDAALKNNNIEIVKEYERPLPGYGYPNQLSQVILNLLTNAKDAVKERKSGSGKIVIRAFAENGEVRIDISDNAGGIDEAIIGKIFDPYFTTKESGSGIGLYMARMIVEHNHGGTISAVNTGEGAEFTIRIPHHAQMKTQKDG from the coding sequence ATGCAAATAGATGAAACGGCACAGCAAATGGCAGTTGCCGAAGGGCGTGCAAGCTGGACAAAAGATCAGGCTTACCGACAGTGGGTAACGGATAAAGGAGGGGTGTATGCCGTTCCGACTGAAAAATATCCTCCCAATCCCTATTTGTCCCATATTCCGGATCGTGACGTGAATACGACAAGCGGAAAGTCTCTGACTTTAATCAATCCCGCGTATATGATTCGGCAGGTTCATGAAATAACCATTTTACCCGGTGCACCGACAGAACATATTACGTCGCTCAATCCGCTGCGCCCTGAAAATAAACCGGATGCATGGGAAATCGAGGCACTGAAAGCTTTTGAAAAAGGGAAAGAAGAAGTTTGGGGACTCTCTGAAATCAACGGCACGCTTAACATGCGATACATGCGGCCTATGGTTGCCAAAGAGGGGTGCCTGAAATGCCATGGCCATCAGGGTTACAAAGTCGGTGATATACGGGGCGGTGTCAGTTTCTCAATCCCTTTTCAGCCATTTCAGGATGTTGCTGACGAGCAAAAGATCAGTCTTGCCCTCTGGCATCTTCTGATCGGTCTTTTCGGAATTCTGGGAATCTGGTTCGCCTTCAGCCGTATTGTCAGGAATGAAAAACTACTCCAAAATGCCCTGAACGAATCGGAAAATGCAAAACAAACCGTTATGGAGCTGAACGAGACGCTCGAAGCCAAGGTACGCGACGAAGTGGCCAAGAGCCGCCAGAAAGATCTTCTGCTTATTCAGCAGTCGCGACTGGCGTCGATGGGCGAAATGATTCACAACATCGCCCACCAGTGGCGCCAGCCGCTCAATACCCTGGCGGTGATTCTGGCAAACATCCAGGATGACTACAAATACAACGAGTTGAGCGAAGAATCGCTCTCAAACGCGGTTGCAAAATCGCGTAAAATTCTTAATCAGATGTCGCAGACGATCGATGATTTCCGTAATTTTTTCCGCTCCGACAAAGAAGCCAAACCGTTCGATACGGTCGACATCATCGAAGAATCGCTGGTCGTTATCGATGCGGCTCTTAAAAACAACAACATAGAAATCGTCAAAGAATACGAGCGCCCTCTGCCCGGATACGGTTATCCCAACCAGCTTTCGCAGGTGATTTTGAACCTGTTGACGAATGCCAAGGATGCGGTCAAAGAACGCAAAAGCGGAAGCGGAAAAATCGTTATCCGGGCATTTGCCGAAAACGGCGAGGTACGTATCGATATATCCGACAATGCCGGCGGGATAGATGAAGCCATTATCGGCAAAATTTTCGATCCCTATTTCACGACGAAGGAATCGGGAAGCGGAATCGGGCTGTATATGGCCCGCATGATTGTCGAACACAATCACGGGGGTACGATCAGTGCCGTCAACACGGGCGAAGGGGCCGAGTTCACGATTCGGATACCGCATCATGCCCAGATGAAAACACAAAAGGATGGCTAA
- a CDS encoding AtpZ/AtpI family protein, translating into MENEEHKPRLKPIIEGAETLSLGISMVVAVLIGVAIGLGLKKITGISWLLWVGVGIGIAAAFLNVFKAYSKQYKEFEKLARDPRYNMGKERKDDDDDDED; encoded by the coding sequence ATGGAAAACGAAGAACACAAACCACGCCTCAAACCGATCATCGAAGGGGCCGAAACCCTCTCACTGGGGATTTCTATGGTGGTTGCCGTCCTCATCGGGGTAGCCATCGGTCTGGGACTGAAAAAAATAACCGGTATCTCGTGGCTGCTGTGGGTGGGCGTCGGGATCGGAATAGCGGCGGCGTTTCTGAATGTTTTCAAAGCGTACAGCAAGCAGTACAAAGAATTCGAAAAACTGGCCCGTGATCCGCGATACAACATGGGCAAAGAGCGCAAGGACGATGATGACGATGACGAGGATTAA
- the hemL gene encoding glutamate-1-semialdehyde 2,1-aminomutase, producing MSIEHSISAFEKAQTLIPGGVNSPVRAFKSVGGIPRFIAGGEGAYLIDVDNNRYVDYVQSWGPLIFGHRDESIENAVIEAVKHGLSFGAPTEAESELAELIISIYDSIEKIRFVSSGTEAVMSAIRLARGFTGRDDIVKFTGCYHGHSDALLVQAGSGAVTFGTPSSPGVPADFTKHTLLAEYNNIESVRQCFKDSPGIACVIIEPIAGNMGLVPATKEFLAELRALCDAHGTLLIFDEVMSGFRACLHGAESITGTKPDLVTLGKVIGGGMPVGAFGGRRDIMAHLSPEGGVYQAGTLSGNPVAMAAGLASIRKLKENARVFSILEERAKRLMRGFADAAAKHGIALQTDVRGSMFGFFFNEAHVANFADALKSDTARFARFHAAMLENGFYFACSQFETGFIATAITDAMIEETIAAADKIFGEM from the coding sequence ATGAGCATCGAGCACTCTATTTCCGCATTCGAAAAAGCACAAACCCTGATCCCCGGAGGGGTTAATTCCCCCGTCCGCGCATTTAAAAGTGTCGGCGGCATTCCCCGCTTTATAGCCGGCGGGGAGGGCGCCTACCTGATCGATGTCGACAACAACCGTTATGTCGACTACGTCCAGAGCTGGGGGCCGCTGATTTTCGGCCATCGCGATGAAAGCATCGAAAACGCCGTCATCGAGGCGGTCAAACACGGTCTGAGTTTCGGGGCGCCGACGGAGGCTGAAAGCGAACTCGCCGAGCTGATCATCTCGATCTATGATTCCATCGAAAAAATCCGCTTCGTCAGCAGCGGTACCGAAGCGGTCATGAGCGCGATCCGTCTCGCGCGCGGTTTCACCGGACGTGACGATATCGTCAAATTCACCGGATGCTACCACGGACACAGTGATGCGCTGCTGGTTCAGGCGGGATCGGGAGCGGTGACGTTCGGAACGCCGAGTTCGCCGGGTGTTCCGGCCGACTTCACGAAGCACACACTTTTGGCTGAATACAACAACATCGAATCAGTTCGCCAGTGCTTTAAAGACAGCCCGGGGATTGCTTGCGTCATCATAGAACCGATTGCCGGAAATATGGGGCTTGTTCCTGCGACCAAAGAGTTTCTCGCCGAATTGCGCGCTTTGTGCGATGCGCACGGAACGCTTTTGATTTTTGACGAAGTGATGAGCGGATTCCGCGCCTGCCTGCATGGGGCCGAGAGTATCACCGGAACCAAACCCGACCTCGTGACGCTGGGAAAAGTAATCGGAGGCGGCATGCCCGTCGGCGCATTCGGCGGACGCCGCGATATCATGGCCCATCTTTCACCCGAAGGGGGCGTTTACCAGGCGGGTACGCTCAGCGGAAATCCCGTAGCGATGGCTGCGGGGCTAGCGTCGATCCGAAAACTCAAAGAGAACGCCCGTGTTTTCTCCATCCTTGAAGAACGGGCCAAACGGCTTATGCGCGGCTTTGCCGACGCGGCGGCCAAGCACGGTATAGCGCTTCAGACCGACGTTCGCGGTTCGATGTTCGGCTTTTTCTTCAACGAGGCACATGTGGCAAATTTCGCCGATGCACTGAAAAGCGATACCGCGCGCTTCGCCCGTTTCCACGCCGCGATGCTTGAGAACGGGTTCTATTTCGCCTGCTCGCAATTTGAGACGGGATTTATAGCAACCGCGATTACCGACGCCATGATCGAAGAGACGATTGCCGCCGCCGATAAAATTTTCGGAGAGATGTAA